The genomic DNA GAGTACGGCGGCGGAGAAGTACGAGCTGACCAGGTGCGAGGCGACCGCCCGCCGGTCCAGCCCCATCGGCTCCACCGCGATGCCGGGGGCGTGTTCGTGGGGCAGTTGGTCGGGACGCAGGCCGACGACGCCCCGGTTCTCCTCACCGACCCGCAGCAGCAGGATGGTCGACGTCGACTCCACCGGGTCGACCGGGATCTTGTCGGTCGGTACGAGGGGCACCCCTCGCCAACTCAGGAACGGACTGCCGTACATCTCGAAGATCACCGGGGGCACACCCCGGCGCGTACACTCCCGGCCGAACGCGCCGATCGCGCGCGGGTGGGCGAGGAAGAACGCGGGCTGCTTCCATACGACGGTGAGGAGTTCGTCCAGGTCGTCGGGGGTCGGCGGGCCGGTGCGGGAGCGGACGCGGAAGGCAGGGGCGACATTGTTCAGCAGCCCGAACTCCGGGTCGTTCAGCAGCTCGCGCTCCTGCTGCTCCAGGATCAGCTCCACGGTCAGACGCAGTTGTTCCTCGTGCTGGTTCAGCGGCACGTTGTAGAGGTCCGAGACGCGGGAGTGCATCCTCAACACGGTCTGCGCCACGGCGAGTTCGTGCTCGCGCGGCTCCGGGTCGTAGTCCACGAAGGTCTCGGGCAGTTCCGCCTCGCCGTGGTGCCCCGAGGCGACGGCCGGTATCCCCGCGCCACCGGTCTGCCCGCCGCTCCTGAACTCCGCGAAGGCGCGGGCGAGTTCGGGGTGCTCGTCCTCCAACTGCCGTAGCCGGTCCGGGTCCAGGACGAGCAGGGTGCTGTTGGTCAGGGCGACCACCGTGTACGGCCAGTCTCCGCCGCGCAGGGAGGCCTCCTCGTCGAAGAACTCCTCCTCGCCCATGATTCCGAGCACGGTGGGCTCGCCGTAGTGCCCGGTGCCGCGCCGCTCCAACTGGCCGTGCGCGACGACATACAGGCCATCGGCCGGCCTGCCCGCCTCGGCGAGTGTCGTGCCGGCGATGACGTGCTTCGTACGGAACGCGGCCGCGACCTCCTCCAGCAGGCGCAGGTCCATCACATCCCGCAGGGCGAGGAGTTCGCGCATGTCCTCGGCCATGATCCGGCTGCCGTCGGCGCCCGGGAGCAGGGTGATCCGCCCGTCGCCCACCGCGTAGGCGACACAGCGGTTGACCCGGTAGGTACCGGCCTCCACCTCCACCCAGGGGAGCAGCCTGAGCAGCCAGCGCGGGGTGGTCAGGGAGAGCTGTGCCGGGGTCTTGGTGGTGGTCGCGATACTCCGGGCGGCGCGGGTCCCGAGGCTGGTGGCGGCCGGGGTGGTGGGCTGGGTCCCGCCGTCGACGGTCCATTCGCTCACGATGATCCCTTCCTGGATTCTCGCACTCTGCATTCCCCGGCCAACTGCCTTTCAAATTACCCAATTCGGGGACTTGACCGAAACGATCGTTATGTCCACGATGAGCACGGGACGGTTCCCCGACATTGTTCGCGTACGGCAGCCGTCATTCGCACAGCATGCAGGAGACTTGATGGAGATCACCGGAAATACCCGAACCCACTGGGAAGGCCCGCTGAAGGAGGGCGTCGGCCGTATGAGTTTCGGCTCGGGTGCCGCCTCCCCGGAGCTGCGTTATCCCCTCAGTCCGATCCCGCCCCAGCGGCAGACGTCCCCCGAGGAGCTCATCGCCGCTGCTCAGGGAGCCTGCTTCACGATGATGCTGTCCCACGTCCTCACCGAGGCCGGCACCCCACCGAGCAGCGTGACCACCGAATGCGACGCGACCCTGAGCGTCGGCACCGGATTCACGCTCATCAACATCAAGGTCCAGGCGGCAGTGCCCGGAATCACCGAGGAAGAACTGCGCCGGGCCGCCGCGACCGCGGAGCAACGGTGCCCGGTGAGTAAGGCGTTGAGCGCGATTCCGTCGAATGTGCAGACGGAGTTGATCTGAGGGAAGGTGTGCTCACGAGGTGCTGGGTGCCTGGCCTGAACCGGGCACCCAGTGGAATTGCCGCGCATTCGATGAAATCAACGCGGCAATTCAGACGGAGGCTTCTTCGGACGCGGCAAGGTGCAGGGGCGTGCGGCCGTCGTGGTCACCCGCGCCTAGACGTCCTCCAGGAGGCCGGTGGAGCGGAGAATCGTGACGAGCTCGTCTCTGGAGAGCGTCTGGCTTCCGTCGTCGTCAGAGGCATCGAAGGCGTCGAAGAGCGCACGATAAGCGGCTTCGAAGGGATCCGGCTCTGCAGCCGATGTGGCGGGCTGCTCCTTGCGGCGGGCGGTTGATGCCATGTTCGTCACCTCGTGCGGGAAGTGCCTGACCGATGAGGGGAGTTCGGCAGGAGAGCATTACGGCTCTTATGTTTCAGCTCATACCCGGAGGCGGGTTGTCCGCTACGGGACCCTCACTCGATCAGGGAGGCATGTGGGAGCAGAATTCGTCCCGTGCGTGCGCGGGGGCGCCCCCTGGTCGGGGTGGTCCTGGTCCCGGGCGCGGCGGTTCAGCAGGCCATCGAGCGGTCCAACTCCCTTGCCCGGG from Streptomyces sp. NBC_01478 includes the following:
- a CDS encoding family 2B encapsulin nanocompartment shell protein; translation: MSEWTVDGGTQPTTPAATSLGTRAARSIATTTKTPAQLSLTTPRWLLRLLPWVEVEAGTYRVNRCVAYAVGDGRITLLPGADGSRIMAEDMRELLALRDVMDLRLLEEVAAAFRTKHVIAGTTLAEAGRPADGLYVVAHGQLERRGTGHYGEPTVLGIMGEEEFFDEEASLRGGDWPYTVVALTNSTLLVLDPDRLRQLEDEHPELARAFAEFRSGGQTGGAGIPAVASGHHGEAELPETFVDYDPEPREHELAVAQTVLRMHSRVSDLYNVPLNQHEEQLRLTVELILEQQERELLNDPEFGLLNNVAPAFRVRSRTGPPTPDDLDELLTVVWKQPAFFLAHPRAIGAFGRECTRRGVPPVIFEMYGSPFLSWRGVPLVPTDKIPVDPVESTSTILLLRVGEENRGVVGLRPDQLPHEHAPGIAVEPMGLDRRAVASHLVSSYFSAAVLVDDAIGMLEQVQVAHYHPYA
- a CDS encoding OsmC family peroxiredoxin, whose product is MEITGNTRTHWEGPLKEGVGRMSFGSGAASPELRYPLSPIPPQRQTSPEELIAAAQGACFTMMLSHVLTEAGTPPSSVTTECDATLSVGTGFTLINIKVQAAVPGITEEELRRAAATAEQRCPVSKALSAIPSNVQTELI